The sequence TCTTCTCAACTGCTTTACCCTCGCATTGTTGGGGTTCTGTCCAGTGGCGACCTGTATTCTGACATTGAAAAGCTCTTCATTCGCATCACGATGGCGCTTGTTCAGTTCTTCGGGCGTTAGATTTCTTAGTTCTTCCGCGTTCGTTGCCATCAGACAAACTCCTCCTCGCTTCTGGACACTATCCTGGTTCTAAGAGGAAGCTTATAGGAAGCAAGCCTTAAGGCTGAGCGTGCAAGTTCTTCGCTTACTCCTGATATTTCGTAAAGAAATTGTCCTCTTTTTACCGGCGCCACATACTTGTCCACATCCCCCTTTCCCTTTCCCATCCTAGTCTCTGCAGGCTTCTTGGTAACGGGTTTATAGGGAAATATCCTTATCCAGAGATTTGCTCCCCTTCTCACGTGCCTTGTGATCGCAATACGGGCGGCCTCTATCTGCCTTGAAGTAATCGTCCCGTTTTCCAACGTCTGAAGCGCAAGGTCGCCGAAGGCAAACGTCGTTCCCCGGGTCGCCGCTCCTCGGTTTCTTCCCTTGAACTGCTTTCTGTACTTTGTCTTCTTAGGCTGAAGCATCGGTATCTACACTCTCAGGAATTTCACCTGCTCTCTCTTTAGTCTTTTTCTGTATTATCTCGCCTTTGAATATCCAGACCTTTACGCCTATCACTCCGTAGGTGGTTGACGCTTCGGTAACCCCGTAGTCAAGATCCGCACGGAGCGTACCGAGGGGCACTCTTCCCTCCCTGTACCACTCCCTTCTCGCTATTTCGGCTCCGCCGAGACGCCCGGCAACCATGACTTTTATTCCTAGAACCCCGGCTCGGATGGAGGATGAAAGCACCCTTTTCATGGCCCTTCTGTATGCAACCCTTCTTTCAAGCTGAAGGGCAAGGTTCTCAGCAACAAGTTGGGCATCGGTTTCGGGTCTCTTTACTTCTCTTATGTCAAGAAATATGCCTTTTCCGGTCATCTGCTGGAGCTTTTTCTTCAGTTGCTCTATCTCCTGACCCTTTCTTCCTATGATGATCCCGGGCCTTGCCGCATACACTAGAATTCTCACCTTGTCCGCCGCGGCCCTTTCAATCTCAATGTTCGAGATGGCTGCCTGATAAAAGGTCTTCTTTACGTAGTTGCGGATGTCTATATCCTCTTTGAGCAGAGTCCTGTACATCTGTTTCTCGGCAAACCACTTGGAATCCCATGACCTGGTTATTCCAATACGAAGTCCTATAGGATTAATTTTCTGTCCCAATTCAGAATCCCCTCTGTTCAAGTACTATCGTTATATGACTCATCCTGGTTTTACGGGCAAAAGCCCTTCCCATCGCCCTGGCCCTAAAACGCTTAAGTGTCGGACCCTGCGTTGCGTAGACTTCCTTTACGTAAAGGGAGTCGATGTCGCTGTATCCTTTCTCAGAGGCGTTGGCCACAGCCGATTTAAGCAGCTTAGAGAGCAGTGGTGAGACCCTCCTGCGGGCGGAAAGCAGAATCGAGGAAGCTTCCTCCACGCTTTTTCCCCTTATGAGGTCAAGAACCACCCTGGCCTTCTTCGGCGACACCCTGGCATACTTATGTACTGCTTTAGAAACCATCTGCTATCTCTCTGTTGTTGCTATCTTTTCCTAGCTTTTCTGTCACCCGCATGACCATGGTAAGTCCTCGTGGGAGAAAACTCGCCCAGCTTATGTCCTACCATCTGTTCAGACACAAACACGGGAATAAACCTCGTTCCGTTGTGAACCGCGAAAGTCATTCCTATCATCTCGGGTATTATCATTGAAGCTCTTGACCAGGTCCTGATGATTCTCTGACTCCCGGAACTCTGTGCCTGCTCAACTTTCTTCATAAGCTTTTCGTGCACATACAGTCCCTTTTTACTTGATCTTGCCATCTGAAGCTCCCGCGATTAATCCATTCCGTAGCCAACCCTTCTCGGCTTAACTATATATTTGTCCATTCTCTTGTTGTTTCTCGTCTTCTTTCCTATCGTAATCCATCCCCAAGGAGAAACAGGATGAGGGTTTCCCTTGGTCGCCTTGCCTTCTCCTCCGCCATGGGGATGATCAACTGGATTCATCGCCACCCCGCGAACCGTGGGTCTTATGCCCTTGTGACGGGACCTCCCCGCCTTCCCCCAGACTATAAGTTCGTTCTCGGCGTTTCCGATCCTTCCCACAGTAGCCATGCACCGAAGATGAATCAGCCTTATTTCGCCAGAAGCGAGTTTTATCTGGGCGTAGTTACCGTCTTTTGCGACAATCTGCGCTGCCGAACCTGCGGAACGAACCAGCTTTCCCCCGCCTCCGGGCCTCATTTCTATGTTGTGAATAACCGTACCCACGGGAATATTCTCTATGGGAAGAGCATTTCCGCTTGAAACTTCCACCCCGGGTCCGGAATTTAGTTCATCACCCACTTTAAGGCCGGCAGGGGCTATAATATATCTTTTTTCACCGTCAACATAGGACAGAAGAGCGATTCTAGCCGAGCGATACGGATCATATTCCAGCGAGACAACTCTGGCAGGTATGCCGTGCTTGTCTCTTTTGAAGTCTATTATTCTGTAGCGTTTCTTGTGACCGCCGCCTTTTCTGAAGCTGGTAATCCTTCCATTCGAGTTGCGTCCTGAGTTCTTCTTAAGAGAAACCGTAAGGGACTTGTGGGGCTTTTTTGAGGTTACCTCCTCGAAGTCAAACCCGGACATGAACCTTCTTCCCGGAGATGTGGGGTTGTATTTTTTTACTCCCATGATCAAACTCCCTCAAACAGGTTGATTTCTCCCTCTCTGAGCTTAACGTAAGCCTTTTTAACCGCTGACCTTTTTCCTACAACTCTGCCGAATCTTTTCACTCTTTTTCCAGGAAGCACAAGGGTTCTCACCTTCTCCACCTTGACCCCGAAGATCTTCTCGACGGAATCCTGTATCTCCTTTTTGTTGCATCTTCTGTCTACGGAAAAAACATACCAGCCGTCTTCTCTGGCTTCTGTGCTTTTCTCGGTAATCACAGGAAGTTTTATGATCGAACGGGGATCTTTCATGATAGTCTCTCCTGGATTTTTTCAACCGAATCCCGCACCATGACTATGTTCTTGTGTCTGAGAAGATCGTAGACGTTAAGCCCTTCATCCCTGAGCACCTTTATGTCAGGTATGTTCCTTGCCGACTTGTGGAGATTCTCGTTATCCGAACTGACAACCACAAGAGCTTGGGAGAAGTCAAAATCCTTCATGAATTTCGCCACTTGCCTGGTCTTTATCTCCGGAAGCTCAAAACTGTCGAGCACAACTATGGCACCTTCGCCGAAACGGCTTGAAAGAGCGGAAACAAGTGCCCCTTTTCTCACCTTTTTCGGAATTGAGTAAGACCAGTCTTTCGGTTTCGGTCCAAAAACTACTCCACCCTTGCGCCAGATCGGGGAACGCCTGGACCCCGCCCTTGCACGTCCTGTGTGTTTCTGTTTCCATGGCTTTGCTCCGCCGCCTCGGACTTCAGCTCTCGTCTTGGTGGACGAGGTTCCGGCCCTTTTTTTGGCAAGCTGCCAGTTGACTACTTCGTGGAGCAAGTGCTTTTTCACTGGAGCTTCAAATATTTCGGAGCGAAGTTCCATTGTCCCCACCTTTTTCCTGGCAATGTCATATACGTCAACTTGAAGCATCTTTCGCCCCCTTTGACGTG is a genomic window of Candidatus Dadabacteria bacterium containing:
- the rpmC gene encoding 50S ribosomal protein L29: MATNAEELRNLTPEELNKRHRDANEELFNVRIQVATGQNPNNARVKQLRREIARILTIKKQRDTASGS
- the rplP gene encoding 50S ribosomal protein L16, encoding MLQPKKTKYRKQFKGRNRGAATRGTTFAFGDLALQTLENGTITSRQIEAARIAITRHVRRGANLWIRIFPYKPVTKKPAETRMGKGKGDVDKYVAPVKRGQFLYEISGVSEELARSALRLASYKLPLRTRIVSRSEEEFV
- the rpsC gene encoding 30S ribosomal protein S3, whose protein sequence is MGQKINPIGLRIGITRSWDSKWFAEKQMYRTLLKEDIDIRNYVKKTFYQAAISNIEIERAAADKVRILVYAARPGIIIGRKGQEIEQLKKKLQQMTGKGIFLDIREVKRPETDAQLVAENLALQLERRVAYRRAMKRVLSSSIRAGVLGIKVMVAGRLGGAEIARREWYREGRVPLGTLRADLDYGVTEASTTYGVIGVKVWIFKGEIIQKKTKERAGEIPESVDTDASA
- the rplV gene encoding 50S ribosomal protein L22, giving the protein MVSKAVHKYARVSPKKARVVLDLIRGKSVEEASSILLSARRRVSPLLSKLLKSAVANASEKGYSDIDSLYVKEVYATQGPTLKRFRARAMGRAFARKTRMSHITIVLEQRGF
- the rpsS gene encoding 30S ribosomal protein S19, producing the protein MARSSKKGLYVHEKLMKKVEQAQSSGSQRIIRTWSRASMIIPEMIGMTFAVHNGTRFIPVFVSEQMVGHKLGEFSPTRTYHGHAGDRKARKR
- the rplB gene encoding 50S ribosomal protein L2 codes for the protein MGVKKYNPTSPGRRFMSGFDFEEVTSKKPHKSLTVSLKKNSGRNSNGRITSFRKGGGHKKRYRIIDFKRDKHGIPARVVSLEYDPYRSARIALLSYVDGEKRYIIAPAGLKVGDELNSGPGVEVSSGNALPIENIPVGTVIHNIEMRPGGGGKLVRSAGSAAQIVAKDGNYAQIKLASGEIRLIHLRCMATVGRIGNAENELIVWGKAGRSRHKGIRPTVRGVAMNPVDHPHGGGEGKATKGNPHPVSPWGWITIGKKTRNNKRMDKYIVKPRRVGYGMD
- the rplW gene encoding 50S ribosomal protein L23, with amino-acid sequence MKDPRSIIKLPVITEKSTEAREDGWYVFSVDRRCNKKEIQDSVEKIFGVKVEKVRTLVLPGKRVKRFGRVVGKRSAVKKAYVKLREGEINLFEGV
- the rplD gene encoding 50S ribosomal protein L4 yields the protein MLQVDVYDIARKKVGTMELRSEIFEAPVKKHLLHEVVNWQLAKKRAGTSSTKTRAEVRGGGAKPWKQKHTGRARAGSRRSPIWRKGGVVFGPKPKDWSYSIPKKVRKGALVSALSSRFGEGAIVVLDSFELPEIKTRQVAKFMKDFDFSQALVVVSSDNENLHKSARNIPDIKVLRDEGLNVYDLLRHKNIVMVRDSVEKIQERLS